One Desulfonatronovibrio hydrogenovorans DSM 9292 DNA segment encodes these proteins:
- a CDS encoding TolB family protein, with translation MLLVYILAWQIFFPCPANSQPAPHSDIILLNEQKINSLNPDKLPAWFVSLDSSIAPKPITITEPLSNTVFPPDMASPVFLWTDQTESRAWHISIENGSKEVLQMLVGNPWWMPDQKTWENIIELAGPDQLKMHISGLGDNDLDRIVSRGSIIFQFSEYPVDAKVMFMRKPLPFLEAQKKPEKTELLVGRLDSYEPPQNILYPPPVCANCHAYSADGRYITIDTDYGGDKGGFIFSAMDDEIIAQEGTVFSWNELEPVQPASYSMGLFAQLSPDGRHIAGTVSETSVFIMMDDIYFSQLFYPATGKIGIFNTKKQNFSLLPGADLPNMVQTGPTWSPDGQSIAFSATSTDPDLISKVMDRTIRDESSDQTIFELNERYPVQFDIYTVDFNQGKGGTPKPLPGASNNGYSNYFPRYSPDGKWIVFTRSPTGLVLQPDSELWIVPAKGGNARPLAGNQPVMNSWHAWSPNSKWLVFTSKARSAFTELYLTHINDQGESSPAIRLSRFSSNDLAAMVPEFIPRQSTIPQSIIYGPDAVGESMAIDGR, from the coding sequence ATGCTCTTGGTTTATATTCTGGCTTGGCAAATTTTCTTTCCCTGTCCGGCAAATTCCCAGCCAGCTCCCCATTCTGACATCATCCTGCTCAACGAACAGAAGATTAATTCTCTGAATCCAGATAAGCTACCTGCCTGGTTTGTTTCCTTGGACAGTTCCATTGCGCCGAAGCCCATAACCATTACCGAACCCCTTTCCAACACTGTTTTCCCCCCGGACATGGCCTCCCCGGTTTTCTTATGGACCGACCAGACTGAAAGCAGGGCCTGGCATATCTCCATCGAGAACGGCAGTAAAGAAGTACTACAGATGCTGGTGGGCAATCCCTGGTGGATGCCAGATCAAAAGACCTGGGAAAACATAATTGAACTTGCCGGTCCAGATCAGCTCAAGATGCACATTTCTGGGCTTGGTGACAATGATCTGGACCGGATCGTTTCCAGAGGGTCCATCATTTTTCAATTTTCTGAATATCCGGTGGATGCCAAGGTAATGTTCATGAGGAAACCCCTTCCCTTTTTGGAAGCCCAAAAAAAACCTGAAAAAACCGAACTGCTTGTCGGCAGACTTGACTCTTACGAACCGCCCCAGAACATCCTCTATCCTCCTCCAGTTTGTGCTAATTGCCATGCCTACTCAGCCGACGGCAGGTATATCACCATTGACACTGATTACGGCGGTGACAAGGGTGGTTTTATTTTCTCTGCCATGGATGATGAGATAATAGCTCAAGAAGGAACTGTTTTTTCCTGGAATGAGCTGGAGCCGGTTCAGCCAGCCTCCTACAGCATGGGACTTTTTGCCCAGCTTTCCCCAGATGGCCGACATATTGCTGGCACAGTAAGTGAAACTTCAGTATTTATCATGATGGATGATATTTACTTTTCCCAGCTCTTTTACCCGGCAACAGGCAAGATCGGCATTTTCAACACTAAAAAACAGAACTTCAGCCTTCTTCCCGGAGCGGATCTGCCTAATATGGTCCAGACCGGCCCCACATGGAGTCCGGACGGACAGAGCATAGCTTTTTCTGCCACTTCCACTGATCCTGACCTTATTTCCAAAGTTATGGACAGGACTATTAGAGATGAAAGCTCAGACCAGACCATTTTTGAACTCAATGAAAGGTATCCAGTTCAATTTGACATATATACCGTGGACTTCAATCAGGGTAAGGGGGGAACGCCTAAGCCGCTGCCAGGTGCCAGCAACAACGGATACAGCAATTACTTCCCCAGATATTCGCCGGACGGAAAATGGATCGTCTTTACCAGAAGCCCTACCGGACTGGTCCTGCAGCCGGACAGTGAGCTCTGGATCGTGCCGGCCAAGGGTGGAAATGCTAGACCTCTGGCTGGAAATCAGCCGGTCATGAACTCATGGCATGCCTGGTCACCCAACTCCAAATGGCTTGTCTTCACCAGCAAAGCCAGATCTGCATTTACTGAGCTGTACCTAACTCATATCAATGACCAGGGAGAATCCAGCCCAGCCATTCGCTTGTCCAGGTTCAGCAGCAATGATCTGGCCGCCATGGTACCTGAATTCATTCCGAGACAGTCCACGATTCCCCAGTCAATCATTTATGGGCCGGACGCTGTGGGTGAAAGTATGGCCATAGACGGCAGATAA
- a CDS encoding alkaline phosphatase family protein: protein MHQHFPKTLVLGIDGLSLALARQMADKGIFTNLAPIIGSAHTHAVSSELPDVSPVNWASFFTGRGPEEHGVYGFTQVNPATYQMHLVDLNSVQASTVWDWFGNRGMLSKLINLPCTYPAPSLKGMMISGFVALDLEQAVFPRPLLPMLERIDYRLEADTVRGLTRPDLLLKDLRETVCSRVRAFDLFWPDLAWSLFVIVFTELDRMSHFLQDAILDERHRLHRNCMTVLKDIDRAAGHVLERFNDLAGPKRLLVVADHGFTALESEVDVNTFLRNEGYLSLGRNPFNELDMGCMDLTSKAFALDPGRIYIHSRSRFSRGCVNKVEYAGIRERIRQNLLQLEYQGRKVMDSVYYGEEIYPSGIGLPPDLLCVPSKGFDLKAKFDRRDVFGHYSRTGTHCPDDVFFYDSAGTRPEKIRHILPGAGIMGAADHKQ from the coding sequence ATGCATCAGCACTTCCCAAAAACACTGGTTCTGGGCATTGACGGCCTGAGCCTGGCCCTGGCCAGACAAATGGCAGACAAAGGGATCTTCACCAACCTGGCCCCAATCATTGGCTCTGCCCACACCCATGCTGTATCCTCGGAACTACCTGATGTTTCGCCGGTGAACTGGGCTTCTTTTTTCACTGGCAGGGGTCCTGAAGAGCACGGGGTATATGGGTTTACCCAGGTAAATCCGGCAACCTACCAAATGCATCTGGTGGACTTGAATTCGGTTCAGGCCAGCACTGTCTGGGACTGGTTTGGAAATAGAGGCATGCTCAGCAAACTGATAAACCTGCCCTGCACTTATCCCGCTCCCAGTCTGAAGGGAATGATGATCTCCGGATTTGTGGCTTTAGACCTTGAGCAGGCAGTTTTTCCCAGGCCTTTATTACCGATGCTGGAGCGGATTGACTACAGGCTGGAGGCTGACACTGTAAGGGGCTTGACCAGACCGGACCTGCTTTTAAAAGACCTGAGGGAGACAGTCTGCTCCAGGGTCAGGGCCTTTGACTTATTCTGGCCGGATCTGGCCTGGAGTTTATTTGTTATTGTGTTCACCGAACTTGACCGGATGAGCCATTTTCTTCAGGACGCCATCCTGGATGAAAGGCATCGGCTGCACCGGAACTGTATGACGGTGTTAAAGGATATAGACAGGGCTGCCGGCCATGTGCTGGAGCGATTCAATGACCTTGCTGGTCCCAAAAGACTGTTGGTGGTGGCTGACCACGGTTTTACAGCTCTTGAATCAGAAGTTGATGTCAACACTTTCTTGCGCAATGAAGGTTATCTAAGCTTGGGCAGGAATCCGTTCAATGAACTGGATATGGGATGTATGGACCTGACCAGCAAAGCCTTTGCCCTGGACCCAGGCCGGATTTATATCCATTCCAGAAGCCGCTTCAGCAGGGGGTGCGTCAATAAAGTCGAATACGCCGGGATCAGAGAAAGGATCAGACAAAATTTGCTCCAGCTTGAGTATCAGGGCCGTAAGGTCATGGATTCTGTGTACTATGGAGAGGAGATTTACCCATCCGGCATTGGTCTTCCACCTGATCTCCTCTGTGTTCCCAGCAAAGGGTTCGACCTCAAGGCCAAGTTTGACCGCAGGGATGTTTTCGGCCATTACAGCCGGACAGGCACCCATTGTCCTGATGACGTGTTTTTTTATGATTCCGCAGGGACCAGGCCGGAGAAGATCAGGCATATACTCCCTGGGGCAGGGATCATGGGCGCAGCAGATCACAAGCAGTGA
- a CDS encoding ATP-dependent helicase gives MIDYEKSLNSGQLEAVTCTQGPVLVIAGAGSGKTRTIVYRLAYLVEQGIVPEHILLLTFTRKAANQMLFRAGHLLGQELGSVSGGTFHGFSYLMLRKFANVLGFNNGFQIMDSGDCEEIIKGIRNELKLGKGDRSFPRNRTILSLMSKARNKEVSLENLVERDAFHLRTYLEDFERIEQAYVIEKQRLGLVDYDDLLFFLERLLSGHREVLEFARAVYKYVMVDEYQDTNLVQARLARLIASEEGNIMVVGDDAQSIYGFRGADVGNILDFPNLYPRTRVIRLEQNYRSTQPILHLTNDILSHMDQKFDKKLFSDRTQGLKPELIRPVSDMSQARTMLVKIEELSRKYPLHEIAVLFRAGYHSYPLEVELNKASIPYQKFGGIKFSEASHIKDVLSLVRMVGSIPDLLSWKRGLGLLPGVGPKTAERLFRAYESGSHEDLLKFASKNKDFAQLRDLLASLAGQEHEPSRIVASIIEFYRPILEKKHAEDLPKRLSGLDQLEQIVAGYSDLEVFLADMVLENSDPLGTAAREGALVLSTIHSAKGLEWPAVMVIDLVEDRFPSRQAMQDPRDMDEERRLLYVACTRSRDYLGLFVPASVYHRGSGFNQPVLESPFIRELSQDSFQELKENHLGSLKPREEVKAKQWPGRMVEQTANVPASAYCKHKIFGRGKIVMAMPPNKYKVNFPGFGLKVISGDYLEIED, from the coding sequence ATGATAGATTATGAAAAAAGCCTTAATTCAGGCCAGCTGGAAGCAGTAACCTGTACCCAGGGTCCGGTCCTGGTCATAGCCGGGGCCGGAAGCGGCAAAACCAGGACCATTGTCTACCGTTTGGCTTATCTGGTGGAGCAGGGGATTGTTCCGGAGCATATTCTTCTTCTTACCTTTACCCGCAAGGCCGCCAACCAGATGCTCTTCCGGGCGGGTCATCTCCTGGGACAGGAGCTGGGCAGCGTCAGCGGTGGAACTTTCCACGGTTTCAGCTATCTCATGCTTCGCAAGTTCGCCAATGTCCTGGGCTTTAACAATGGTTTTCAGATTATGGATTCAGGGGATTGCGAGGAGATAATCAAAGGTATCAGAAATGAACTCAAACTGGGAAAAGGGGACCGTTCCTTTCCCAGGAACAGGACGATACTTTCGCTGATGAGCAAGGCCAGGAACAAGGAGGTATCTCTGGAAAATCTGGTTGAAAGAGACGCTTTTCATCTCCGGACTTACCTGGAGGACTTTGAGCGCATCGAACAGGCCTATGTCATTGAAAAACAGCGCCTGGGCCTGGTGGACTACGATGACCTGCTTTTTTTCCTGGAGAGACTGCTCTCCGGACACAGGGAAGTCCTTGAGTTCGCCAGAGCTGTGTACAAATATGTCATGGTGGACGAGTACCAGGATACCAATCTGGTCCAGGCCAGACTGGCCAGGCTCATTGCTTCGGAAGAGGGAAATATCATGGTGGTGGGTGATGATGCCCAGTCCATTTACGGATTCAGGGGTGCAGATGTGGGCAATATCCTGGACTTCCCCAATCTTTATCCCCGAACCCGGGTCATCAGGCTGGAGCAGAACTATCGCTCAACCCAGCCGATCCTGCATCTGACCAATGATATCCTTTCGCACATGGATCAGAAGTTTGACAAAAAGCTATTTTCTGATCGAACCCAGGGTTTGAAACCCGAGCTGATCCGTCCGGTGAGCGACATGAGCCAGGCCAGGACCATGCTGGTCAAGATAGAAGAGCTGAGCAGAAAATATCCTCTTCATGAAATTGCAGTTCTGTTCAGGGCTGGATATCATTCCTATCCTTTGGAGGTGGAGTTGAACAAGGCTTCAATTCCTTACCAGAAATTTGGGGGCATCAAGTTTTCTGAGGCCTCCCACATCAAGGATGTTCTGTCTTTGGTCAGGATGGTGGGCTCAATTCCGGATCTTCTGTCCTGGAAACGGGGACTGGGACTGCTCCCCGGGGTTGGTCCCAAAACAGCCGAGCGTTTGTTCAGGGCCTATGAGTCAGGCAGTCATGAGGACCTGCTCAAGTTTGCTTCTAAAAACAAAGACTTTGCTCAGCTAAGGGATCTGCTGGCCAGCCTGGCCGGACAGGAACACGAACCGTCCCGGATTGTGGCTTCCATAATCGAATTTTACAGGCCCATTCTGGAAAAAAAACATGCCGAGGACTTGCCCAAGAGACTGAGCGGACTTGACCAGCTGGAACAGATTGTGGCTGGATACAGCGACCTGGAAGTATTCCTGGCAGACATGGTCCTGGAAAATTCCGATCCCCTGGGAACTGCAGCCAGAGAAGGCGCCCTGGTATTGTCCACCATTCATTCAGCCAAGGGCCTGGAATGGCCGGCAGTAATGGTCATCGACCTTGTGGAGGACCGGTTTCCATCCAGGCAGGCCATGCAGGATCCCCGGGACATGGATGAGGAAAGAAGGCTGCTCTATGTTGCCTGTACCAGGTCCAGGGATTATCTCGGACTTTTTGTGCCAGCCAGTGTTTATCACCGGGGAAGCGGCTTTAACCAGCCTGTTCTGGAAAGTCCCTTTATCCGGGAACTTTCCCAGGACAGCTTCCAGGAACTCAAGGAGAATCATCTGGGCAGCCTCAAACCCAGGGAAGAAGTGAAAGCAAAGCAGTGGCCCGGACGAATGGTTGAGCAAACCGCCAATGTACCGGCCAGTGCCTACTGCAAGCACAAAATATTTGGCCGGGGCAAGATTGTCATGGCCATGCCCCCTAATAAGTATAAGGTCAATTTCCCCGGATTCGGCCTCAAGGTGATCAGTGGAGACTACCTGGAGATAGAGGATTAG
- the thiL gene encoding thiamine-phosphate kinase, with product MIRSEDQFLALIDQAFPNSHPHMVVGRGDDCAVLSCPDRICLTSDLFLENIHFRLDYFQPADIGHKALAVNLSDLAAHGAMPLGFNLNLVWPAYLDEDFCRSMLAGMADLAQEHQLALTGGDLSFGPYLGLGITIWGKSPDNFMLRKRCFPGDLLFVVGEIGLARCGLHILEEQDPDSARFPKSVQSHLRPRPLNREGIILAESGLACGMMDVSDGLAADLPRFLAEGNGVALDMDIRFHSEVLEYCQEYDHDPLIFSLQGGEDYALLAGCREQDWPLVKLKLERAWKLGRIVPGPGLYSDGHRLSIKGFDHFKKD from the coding sequence ATGATAAGATCTGAAGACCAGTTTCTGGCCCTGATCGACCAGGCATTCCCCAATTCCCATCCCCATATGGTGGTGGGCAGGGGGGATGATTGCGCAGTTTTGAGTTGTCCGGACAGGATCTGCCTGACCAGTGATCTTTTTCTGGAGAATATTCATTTCCGACTTGATTATTTCCAGCCTGCAGACATCGGACACAAAGCCCTGGCTGTAAATTTGAGCGATCTGGCTGCCCATGGGGCCATGCCTCTGGGGTTTAATTTGAACCTTGTCTGGCCAGCGTATCTGGATGAAGATTTCTGCAGGTCCATGCTGGCGGGAATGGCTGATCTGGCTCAAGAGCATCAGCTGGCCCTGACTGGAGGGGATTTAAGTTTTGGACCGTACCTGGGTCTGGGCATAACCATTTGGGGAAAAAGCCCTGATAACTTTATGCTGAGAAAGAGATGTTTTCCTGGCGATCTTTTGTTTGTAGTTGGTGAAATTGGTCTGGCCAGGTGCGGGTTGCATATACTGGAAGAGCAAGACCCTGATTCGGCCAGATTCCCAAAGTCGGTTCAGAGCCATCTGCGGCCCAGGCCTTTGAACAGGGAGGGCATAATCCTGGCTGAATCAGGGCTGGCCTGTGGAATGATGGACGTATCAGACGGTCTGGCTGCTGATCTGCCCAGATTTTTGGCTGAGGGGAATGGAGTAGCTCTGGATATGGATATCAGGTTTCATTCTGAGGTCCTTGAATACTGTCAAGAGTATGATCATGATCCTTTGATTTTTTCCCTGCAGGGCGGGGAGGACTATGCTTTGCTGGCTGGATGCAGGGAACAGGACTGGCCTTTGGTCAAGTTAAAGCTGGAAAGAGCCTGGAAGCTGGGCAGAATTGTTCCAGGGCCTGGCCTTTACTCTGATGGTCACAGGCTTTCCATTAAAGGTTTTGACCATTTTAAAAAGGACTGA
- a CDS encoding (Fe-S)-binding protein translates to MRTWFPEAYEEFNIVSIYEVLVDYIKTGRIKINKEKFANHTVTLHHPCNYFRKSKAAFDKEYTEEYRYIVEQIFDKKNIIDMHPNALNNHCCGAGGGAWASPYSDERLTYGKVKADQIKATGAEIVVAPCHNCRDQIMKGLTPKFDMGNCKETLYLWEMVAQALIIEPWSEQEVKEAHALRDAQFERDGIDLDDDEY, encoded by the coding sequence TTGAGAACCTGGTTTCCTGAAGCATACGAAGAATTCAACATTGTCAGCATCTATGAAGTTTTGGTTGATTACATCAAGACCGGCCGGATCAAGATAAACAAGGAAAAATTCGCCAACCACACTGTTACCCTGCATCATCCGTGCAACTACTTCCGCAAGTCCAAGGCTGCCTTTGACAAGGAATACACCGAAGAGTATCGGTACATTGTCGAGCAAATCTTTGATAAGAAAAACATCATTGACATGCATCCCAATGCCTTGAACAATCATTGCTGCGGTGCCGGCGGTGGTGCCTGGGCTAGCCCATATTCAGACGAAAGGCTGACTTACGGTAAAGTCAAGGCTGATCAGATAAAGGCTACAGGCGCTGAAATCGTTGTTGCTCCCTGCCATAACTGTCGCGACCAGATCATGAAGGGTCTGACTCCCAAATTTGACATGGGTAACTGCAAAGAAACCCTGTACCTCTGGGAAATGGTTGCCCAGGCCTTGATTATCGAACCCTGGAGCGAACAGGAGGTCAAGGAAGCCCATGCCCTGCGCGACGCCCAGTTTGAAAGGGACGGGATTGATCTTGACGATGATGAGTACTAG
- a CDS encoding 4Fe-4S dicluster domain-containing protein has translation MEALKLGERKEGKLDLTPEMADVCYTCTTCSSGCPISGVVPGWDARKAIRSIAMGLEQEVVDSKFPWVCTLCGRCQYACPQGVQLQKTFRGLRSLRERDKVPGPLHKGTIMNYERGNNLGIPKFDFLFLLAELGVELMEEDEEQPCPGFYVPVDKENANIIVTINSKEPFGEPEDMAFWWKIFYAAKEDWTVSSVNWEGVNWGLFTGDDENMKIQVERVLENARRLKAKTILYPE, from the coding sequence ATGGAAGCTCTCAAATTAGGCGAACGAAAAGAGGGGAAGCTGGACCTGACGCCTGAAATGGCGGATGTGTGCTACACCTGCACTACCTGCTCCAGTGGCTGTCCCATAAGCGGTGTCGTCCCTGGTTGGGATGCCAGGAAAGCCATTCGTTCTATAGCCATGGGCTTGGAACAGGAGGTTGTTGACTCCAAGTTCCCCTGGGTGTGTACTCTGTGTGGCCGATGCCAGTACGCTTGTCCACAGGGAGTCCAGCTCCAGAAGACCTTTCGCGGACTGCGCAGCCTGAGGGAGCGTGACAAGGTGCCCGGGCCTCTGCACAAGGGAACCATAATGAACTATGAAAGGGGCAACAACCTGGGTATTCCCAAGTTTGATTTCCTCTTTTTGCTGGCAGAGCTGGGTGTAGAACTCATGGAAGAAGATGAAGAGCAGCCCTGTCCAGGCTTTTATGTGCCTGTGGACAAGGAAAACGCCAACATCATTGTGACCATCAACTCCAAGGAACCTTTCGGCGAGCCAGAAGACATGGCTTTCTGGTGGAAGATCTTTTATGCTGCCAAAGAAGACTGGACCGTGTCCTCAGTAAACTGGGAAGGGGTCAACTGGGGCCTTTTTACTGGTGACGATGAAAACATGAAAATCCAGGTGGAACGCGTCCTGGAAAATGCCAGGAGGTTGAAGGCCAAAACCATCCTCTACCCTGAGTGA
- a CDS encoding cobyrinate a,c-diamide synthase, translated as MKLIVGAVASGTGKTSVCLALAAGLIKKGIQVNGFKVGPDYIDPMYMELVTGKTCYNLDPWMSSQEHVQELVSGLPGLSLIEGVMGYYDGPDISSSTGSTAHLTGILGSPAVLVVDARAMARSFGALVRGFVDFEDLGKNIKAIIANGCGSQRHADLLAKALNGSGLPPLVGAIPKKALPELASRHLGLQTPDSREVDPDIEDLFARAAEQYLDLDGIISLAGQTSDPGLIPGFRFQEQSGQKKIRVAVARDRAFNFYYQANLDVLVRAGADLIQFSPTKDRHLPQDIQMIYFGGGYPELYAYELSQNKSLRKDILSYAGSGGHIYAECGGLVYLCRDLKILNGQVFPMAGVLPFRASMLGRRKSLGYVRVSFENDCLLGDKGAEIRGHEYHYSEIEPIKPGQKWKNVYQVENSRQEPKDTLGISLGNVLASYVHVYFGHRPDVAQRIVEWIRGE; from the coding sequence TTGAAATTGATTGTTGGTGCTGTGGCCAGTGGTACGGGTAAGACCAGCGTCTGTCTGGCCCTGGCTGCCGGGTTGATCAAAAAAGGAATTCAGGTAAACGGGTTCAAGGTGGGGCCGGATTATATTGACCCCATGTACATGGAACTTGTTACTGGGAAGACCTGCTATAACCTTGATCCATGGATGAGCAGCCAGGAGCATGTCCAGGAGCTGGTATCTGGACTACCGGGGCTGTCCTTGATCGAAGGGGTTATGGGTTATTATGATGGCCCGGATATTTCCAGTTCTACTGGCTCTACAGCCCATCTGACCGGGATCCTGGGAAGCCCGGCTGTCCTGGTGGTTGATGCCAGGGCCATGGCCAGGAGTTTCGGCGCTCTGGTCCGGGGTTTTGTGGACTTTGAGGATTTAGGAAAGAATATCAAGGCGATCATTGCCAATGGTTGCGGCTCCCAGAGACATGCTGACCTTCTGGCTAAGGCACTTAACGGGTCAGGTCTGCCCCCTCTGGTTGGGGCAATACCTAAGAAGGCCTTGCCGGAACTTGCTTCCAGGCATCTGGGTCTGCAGACCCCTGACAGCCGGGAAGTAGATCCTGATATTGAGGATTTGTTTGCCCGGGCAGCTGAGCAGTACCTTGACCTGGATGGTATTATCAGCCTGGCCGGCCAGACATCAGACCCTGGATTGATTCCGGGCTTCCGGTTTCAGGAGCAGTCAGGCCAAAAAAAGATCAGGGTCGCTGTTGCCAGAGACAGGGCTTTTAATTTTTACTACCAGGCCAACCTTGATGTTCTGGTCCGGGCCGGAGCTGATCTGATACAATTCTCTCCGACAAAAGACAGACATCTCCCTCAGGACATTCAAATGATTTATTTTGGAGGGGGTTATCCTGAGCTTTATGCCTATGAACTGAGCCAGAACAAGTCCCTGCGTAAAGATATCCTCAGTTATGCCGGTTCAGGCGGCCATATTTATGCTGAGTGCGGCGGGCTTGTCTATCTGTGCCGGGATTTGAAAATACTGAACGGCCAGGTTTTTCCCATGGCTGGAGTACTCCCGTTCAGGGCTTCAATGCTGGGCAGACGCAAAAGTCTGGGATATGTTCGGGTCAGCTTTGAGAATGACTGCCTCCTGGGAGATAAAGGTGCTGAGATCAGGGGACATGAATACCACTACTCCGAGATAGAGCCCATTAAACCTGGGCAGAAGTGGAAAAACGTCTATCAGGTTGAAAACTCCAGGCAGGAACCCAAAGACACTCTGGGTATAAGTTTGGGAAATGTTCTGGCCAGTTATGTTCATGTCTACTTCGGGCACAGGCCGGACGTGGCTCAAAGAATTGTGGAGTGGATCAGGGGCGAGTGA
- a CDS encoding precorrin-8X methylmutase: MNKKAVIILAHGSRNHQARESFLNMVEVVGKRAKGCSITPAFFSLGGPSLESVVQELVSTKYSEITIFPYFLFDGNHVLKDIPALVNGLQAAHPDVVFRLLDSLEHEPLMPEMIFERIWECCGQEKYLPGMEIERASLDFIQDMLDNIFIGAEQKIAARVVHSSADFSLGHSLRFHPQAVKAGLECLGRKKKIICDVNMVRSALTSCQDVLCAIDQPGAGQKALTMNVTRSAAGMEMLAPHLDGAMVVIGNAPTALWKVLDLAERKNIIPGLVVGVPVGFVGAAQSKEALIKSGLVYISNLGPKGGSPVAGAIVNAMLKL; encoded by the coding sequence ATGAATAAAAAGGCAGTAATAATCCTGGCCCATGGCAGCAGAAACCATCAGGCCAGGGAAAGCTTTTTGAACATGGTGGAGGTTGTTGGAAAGAGGGCCAAAGGCTGCAGTATAACTCCAGCTTTTTTTTCCCTGGGAGGTCCGAGCCTGGAAAGCGTGGTCCAGGAACTGGTCTCAACTAAATATTCGGAGATTACTATCTTTCCGTATTTTCTTTTTGACGGCAACCATGTTCTCAAGGATATTCCGGCCCTGGTCAACGGTCTTCAAGCAGCACATCCAGATGTGGTTTTTCGGCTGCTGGACTCCCTGGAACATGAGCCCTTGATGCCTGAGATGATTTTTGAAAGGATATGGGAGTGTTGTGGACAGGAAAAGTATCTGCCTGGAATGGAGATTGAAAGAGCCAGCCTGGACTTTATCCAGGACATGCTGGACAATATCTTTATCGGAGCAGAGCAAAAGATTGCTGCCAGAGTGGTCCATTCTTCAGCTGACTTTTCCCTGGGCCACAGCCTCAGGTTTCACCCCCAGGCAGTTAAGGCCGGGCTTGAATGCCTGGGCAGGAAAAAAAAGATCATCTGCGACGTGAACATGGTCCGGTCTGCTTTGACCAGCTGCCAGGATGTACTGTGCGCCATTGATCAGCCCGGGGCCGGACAAAAGGCCCTGACCATGAATGTCACCAGGTCGGCTGCTGGTATGGAAATGCTGGCCCCCCACCTGGACGGGGCCATGGTGGTCATCGGCAATGCTCCCACAGCCCTGTGGAAGGTACTTGATCTGGCTGAAAGGAAAAATATTATTCCCGGCCTGGTGGTGGGAGTTCCGGTAGGTTTTGTGGGTGCGGCCCAGTCCAAGGAGGCCTTGATAAAGAGCGGACTGGTCTATATTTCCAATCTTGGTCCCAAAGGAGGAAGCCCGGTAGCAGGGGCTATAGTCAATGCCATGTTGAAACTGTAG
- the cobI gene encoding precorrin-2 C(20)-methyltransferase — protein sequence MKSNSFQVKKGHFYAVGVGPGSSDLLTLRAVEVIRGSQVIICPRSAASRNSLALEIISGFILDQEVIEHVYPMSRNQEEVMDSWNQAAMLISSLCRQGKSVSQVTLGDPHVYSTCGYVLPRLEENLGLDRIHVIPGVTAFQASAANFAQSLVIQEDRLTLMPATDMEEVEKALDCCETLVLYKIGKNLTALCKLLQTKGLENKARMVLNAEMPGKEKVYPDMDRTLEREPGYLACVIVHVGHRSWKNTD from the coding sequence ATGAAAAGTAATTCATTTCAAGTAAAAAAAGGACATTTCTACGCTGTGGGTGTGGGCCCGGGAAGTTCGGATCTGCTCACTCTCCGGGCTGTGGAGGTTATCAGGGGTTCTCAGGTGATCATCTGCCCCAGATCAGCTGCCTCCAGGAACAGTCTGGCCTTGGAGATCATCAGTGGTTTCATTCTGGATCAGGAAGTCATTGAACACGTTTATCCCATGAGCCGCAACCAGGAGGAAGTGATGGACTCCTGGAATCAGGCAGCAATGCTTATTTCCAGCCTGTGCAGACAGGGTAAATCTGTCAGCCAGGTCACATTGGGGGACCCCCATGTCTACAGTACCTGTGGCTATGTATTGCCCAGGCTTGAAGAGAATCTTGGGCTGGACAGGATCCATGTCATCCCTGGTGTGACCGCTTTCCAGGCTTCAGCCGCAAATTTTGCCCAGTCCCTGGTCATCCAGGAGGACCGGCTTACTCTGATGCCCGCAACAGACATGGAGGAAGTTGAAAAGGCCCTTGACTGCTGTGAGACCCTGGTCCTTTATAAGATCGGGAAAAATCTGACAGCTCTATGTAAGCTTCTGCAAACAAAGGGGCTGGAAAATAAAGCCAGGATGGTACTGAATGCAGAAATGCCTGGTAAAGAAAAGGTTTACCCGGATATGGACAGGACTCTGGAAAGAGAACCGGGGTACCTGGCCTGCGTAATTGTCCATGTCGGCCATAGAAGCTGGAAAAACACTGATTGA